In Bacillus toyonensis BCT-7112, a single window of DNA contains:
- a CDS encoding diguanylate cyclase domain-containing protein: MKNNFYKVFSMWILQILFYFTTVHVTHYEHALIFTIIYVIVNVLFLFLPDKTAFVFFILGTIISVFYLFYQAWLYLWSTSDQWEYIITHFLMVANFFIVYISTHLLKKVIHENKELTERVRTLEQYIGESKLLTRQEFERRQALLITAMNRRNESGIIIYFDFASFSKYTKESVMDRVASLLVETVRNDFDLAAEYDSNTLVILLQNTNEAGANIVMNRLQPKMGQWLAAEAIQDIKISREQIGSKGPTLL, encoded by the coding sequence GTGAAAAATAATTTCTATAAAGTCTTCTCTATGTGGATTTTACAAATTTTATTTTATTTTACAACTGTACATGTGACGCATTATGAGCATGCTCTCATTTTTACAATTATATATGTAATCGTTAATGTACTATTTCTATTTTTGCCTGATAAAACCGCATTTGTTTTCTTCATATTGGGAACCATTATTTCGGTATTCTATTTATTCTATCAAGCGTGGCTTTACTTATGGAGTACATCAGATCAATGGGAGTACATTATTACTCACTTCCTGATGGTAGCAAACTTCTTCATTGTTTATATCTCAACACATCTATTAAAGAAAGTTATTCATGAGAATAAAGAATTAACTGAGCGTGTGAGAACGCTAGAACAATACATTGGAGAATCAAAATTATTAACGAGACAAGAATTCGAAAGAAGACAAGCATTATTAATAACTGCAATGAATCGTCGCAATGAATCAGGTATTATCATATACTTCGATTTCGCTTCCTTTAGTAAATACACGAAAGAAAGCGTCATGGACCGTGTAGCTTCATTATTAGTTGAAACGGTAAGAAATGACTTTGACCTTGCTGCTGAATACGATAGCAATACACTGGTTATTTTACTACAAAACACAAATGAAGCCGGTGCTAACATTGTAATGAACCGCCTACAGCCAAAAATGGGGCAATGGCTTGCTGCTGAAGCAATTCAAGATATAAAAATTTCGCGAGAGCAAATCGGAAGTAAAGGACCGACATTATTATGA
- a CDS encoding D-amino-acid transaminase, whose product MGWKLAYERFVLWNDAVIDTTKQKTYIELEERGLQFGDGVYEVMRLYNGNFHLLDPHITRLYRSLEEIELSLPFSKAELITLLYKLIESNNFYEDGTIYLQVSRGVQARTHAFSYDIPPTIYAYITKKERPALWIEYGVRAISEPDTRWLRCDIKSLNLLPNVLAATKAERKGCKEALLVRNGIVTEGSRSNFFLIKNGTLYTHPANHLILNGIIRQYVLSLANTLHIPVQEELFSIRDVYQADECFFTGTTIEILPMTHLDGAAIRDGQVGPITKTIQKSFSQSLLKSNTPSS is encoded by the coding sequence ATGGGATGGAAATTGGCATATGAAAGATTTGTACTTTGGAATGATGCAGTTATTGATACAACAAAACAAAAAACATACATAGAACTAGAAGAAAGAGGCTTGCAATTTGGAGATGGTGTCTACGAGGTAATGCGGCTCTACAACGGAAACTTTCACTTATTAGATCCGCACATAACAAGACTATATCGCTCCCTAGAAGAAATAGAATTATCGCTCCCTTTCTCAAAAGCAGAGCTCATCACCTTACTGTACAAACTCATTGAAAGTAATAATTTCTACGAAGATGGAACCATTTATTTGCAAGTATCTCGCGGTGTACAAGCTCGTACTCATGCATTCTCATATGACATTCCCCCGACAATCTATGCCTATATCACAAAAAAGGAAAGACCGGCTTTATGGATTGAATATGGTGTACGTGCTATATCAGAACCAGATACTCGCTGGCTTCGCTGTGATATTAAATCATTAAATTTACTACCAAATGTATTAGCTGCTACGAAAGCTGAACGCAAAGGTTGTAAAGAAGCCCTTCTCGTACGAAATGGTATTGTAACTGAAGGTAGCCGTTCCAACTTCTTTTTAATTAAAAATGGAACACTCTACACACATCCAGCCAATCATCTTATTTTAAACGGAATTATTCGTCAGTATGTCCTTTCTTTAGCTAATACTCTTCACATTCCTGTACAAGAAGAACTTTTTAGCATTCGTGACGTTTATCAAGCCGATGAATGTTTCTTTACAGGCACGACGATTGAAATCTTACCGATGACTCACCTTGATGGAGCTGCGATTCGAGATGGTCAAGTTGGCCCCATTACAAAAACAATACAAAAATCCTTTTCTCAAAGCCTTTTAAAATCAAACACACCATCTTCTTAA
- a CDS encoding C40 family peptidase, which produces MKKYLAGLAAVSVAGGAAPTLDSVQAAPEQNTQKAATQTVQASAPNTSSYTVNADVLHVRAGSSTSQDIISRVYNGQSLNVIGEENGWFKINHNGKTGFVSGEFVSKKGATNSNVSTTGGKNKVTADVLRVRTAPNTSSSVSGRVYEGQTLNVIGQENGWVKINHNGQTGYVSGQFVSGVSANTGATNDTNQQTVQPASGNYTVNVSSLRVRTGPSTSHTTVASITKGQVVQVVGEVQDWFKINYAGQAAYISKDYLTKGGSNENGSQGNNQNNNQNNNVTVQTGGTYVVNATSLRVRTGPAAYHSVIGGVLNGTTLNVVGSEGSWFKVNYQGKTGFVSGEFVKFVKGGTATPEQPKQPEKPNQGAIGDYYINASALNVRSGEGTNYRIIGALSQGQKVQVISENSGWSKINYNGQNGYIGTRFLSKTPVGGAVDKPNNNNNQNNNNQNNNTGNNSGDTSSLLAYAKSMQGVPYVWGGTSANGVDCSGYIYHVFKKFGHNISRQSVAGYWSSLPKTSSPQPGDLIYFQNTYKAGPSHMGIYLGGGSFIQSGDKGVAIASLSNSYWKSHFLGYTKAP; this is translated from the coding sequence ATGAAAAAATACCTTGCCGGTCTTGCCGCAGTGTCTGTAGCAGGAGGAGCAGCACCTACACTTGATAGTGTGCAAGCTGCCCCGGAACAAAATACACAAAAAGCTGCTACACAAACTGTACAAGCTTCTGCACCTAACACTTCATCTTACACGGTAAATGCTGATGTATTACATGTTCGTGCAGGATCAAGCACTTCTCAAGATATCATCTCTCGTGTTTATAACGGTCAATCATTAAACGTGATTGGCGAAGAAAATGGTTGGTTCAAAATTAACCATAATGGAAAAACTGGCTTTGTCAGTGGCGAATTTGTATCAAAAAAGGGAGCAACTAATTCCAATGTAAGTACAACAGGTGGAAAGAATAAAGTTACTGCCGATGTATTACGTGTACGTACAGCTCCTAACACTTCCAGTTCCGTTTCAGGACGTGTGTATGAAGGACAAACATTAAACGTAATTGGTCAAGAAAATGGTTGGGTGAAAATCAATCACAATGGACAAACTGGTTATGTTAGTGGTCAGTTCGTATCAGGCGTTTCTGCAAATACAGGAGCTACAAACGATACGAATCAACAAACTGTACAACCAGCAAGCGGAAACTATACAGTAAATGTATCTTCCCTTCGTGTTCGTACAGGCCCTAGCACTTCTCATACAACTGTAGCTTCTATTACAAAAGGACAAGTAGTACAAGTCGTTGGCGAAGTTCAAGATTGGTTCAAAATCAATTATGCAGGACAAGCTGCCTACATAAGTAAAGACTACCTAACAAAGGGCGGTTCTAACGAAAACGGTTCACAAGGCAACAATCAAAATAATAATCAAAACAATAACGTAACTGTTCAAACTGGTGGTACTTACGTTGTTAACGCAACGTCTCTACGTGTTCGTACAGGCCCTGCTGCTTACCATAGTGTAATTGGCGGCGTGTTAAATGGTACAACATTAAACGTAGTTGGATCTGAAGGTAGCTGGTTTAAAGTTAATTACCAAGGAAAAACTGGTTTTGTGAGTGGCGAGTTTGTAAAATTCGTTAAAGGTGGCACTGCTACTCCTGAACAACCGAAACAACCTGAAAAGCCTAACCAAGGTGCAATTGGTGACTACTACATTAATGCTTCTGCACTAAATGTACGTAGTGGCGAAGGTACAAATTATAGAATCATAGGGGCACTTTCGCAAGGACAGAAGGTGCAAGTAATCTCTGAAAACTCTGGATGGAGTAAAATTAACTACAATGGCCAAAATGGTTATATCGGAACACGTTTCCTATCTAAAACACCAGTTGGTGGTGCAGTAGATAAGCCTAACAACAATAATAATCAAAATAACAACAATCAAAACAACAATACAGGCAACAACAGCGGTGACACTTCTTCTCTACTTGCATACGCGAAATCTATGCAAGGTGTACCATACGTTTGGGGCGGTACTTCTGCTAACGGTGTTGACTGCAGTGGTTACATCTACCACGTATTTAAGAAATTTGGTCATAACATTAGCCGTCAAAGTGTTGCGGGATATTGGAGCAGCTTACCGAAAACTTCAAGTCCACAACCAGGTGACTTAATTTATTTCCAAAACACTTATAAAGCAGGTCCTTCTCATATGGGAATTTACCTTGGGGGCGGATCATTTATCCAATCTGGAGATAAAGGGGTAGCAATCGCTTCATTAAGTAACTCTTATTGGAAGAGCCACTTCTTAGGTTATACGAAAGCACCTTAA
- the opuD gene encoding glycine betaine transporter OpuD, which produces MRKLTKTFIVSLTLCIAFTIWGIIPESIIGQGSLGNVTTAIQTALVSKFGWFYIISVSIVLGVSIFLIVSKYGSIRLGKDDDEPDYSYMTWFAMLFSAGMGIGLVFWGVAEPLNHLYAPPFGDGATEESARLALRFSFFHWGLHPWGLYAFVALCIAYFTFRKGKASTISATVGPLFKGGEHGRIAHSFDVLAVFATVFGVATSLGLGAKQIAGGVSYLTSIPNSLTTQLVIIAIVTVLFMLSAQTGLDKGIKYLSNTNIILAFALMIIVLFAGPTNFIMNYFTSTIGSYIQELPGMSFRLSPLDEGGNQWIQSWTIFYWAWWIAWSPFVGTFIARVSRGRTIREFVIGVLLVPTVIGALWFSVFGGTGIHMELFGDAHIFDKVKEMGTEVGLFAMFDQMGSFGSALSVLGILLIATFFITSADSATFVLGMLTTHGSLNPPNRIKMVWGIVLAAIASTLLYVGGLEALQTAAIIAAFPFVFVIFFMMAALFKELQKEGRMKQHK; this is translated from the coding sequence ATGAGGAAACTGACAAAGACATTCATCGTTTCATTAACATTATGTATTGCATTTACAATTTGGGGGATTATTCCCGAATCTATTATTGGACAAGGTAGCCTAGGAAATGTAACAACTGCAATTCAAACTGCACTAGTTAGTAAGTTTGGATGGTTTTATATTATTTCTGTTTCTATCGTTTTAGGTGTGTCCATCTTTTTAATTGTCTCGAAATACGGTTCTATTCGTTTAGGTAAAGATGATGACGAACCTGATTATAGTTATATGACATGGTTTGCTATGTTATTTAGTGCTGGTATGGGTATCGGTTTAGTTTTCTGGGGTGTTGCGGAACCATTAAACCATTTATACGCACCTCCGTTTGGAGATGGTGCAACTGAGGAAAGTGCGCGTCTTGCACTGCGTTTTTCATTTTTCCATTGGGGATTACATCCTTGGGGACTATATGCGTTTGTAGCGTTATGTATTGCGTACTTCACTTTTAGAAAAGGAAAAGCAAGTACAATTAGTGCGACAGTAGGTCCGTTATTTAAGGGCGGGGAACATGGGCGTATTGCTCATTCATTTGATGTGTTAGCTGTGTTCGCGACTGTGTTTGGTGTTGCGACATCATTAGGTCTTGGGGCAAAACAAATTGCAGGTGGTGTTAGCTATTTAACATCTATCCCTAATTCATTAACGACACAGTTAGTTATTATCGCAATCGTAACAGTTCTTTTCATGTTATCTGCGCAAACCGGTCTTGATAAAGGAATTAAATATTTAAGTAATACGAACATTATTTTGGCATTTGCACTTATGATAATTGTATTATTTGCAGGTCCAACAAACTTTATTATGAATTACTTCACTTCAACGATTGGTTCTTACATTCAGGAATTGCCAGGCATGAGTTTCCGTTTAAGTCCATTGGATGAAGGCGGAAATCAATGGATCCAGTCTTGGACAATTTTCTATTGGGCATGGTGGATTGCATGGTCACCATTCGTAGGTACATTTATTGCTCGTGTGTCACGAGGGCGTACGATTCGTGAGTTTGTTATTGGTGTGTTACTTGTTCCGACCGTAATTGGTGCACTTTGGTTCTCTGTTTTCGGCGGGACTGGTATTCATATGGAGCTGTTTGGTGATGCGCATATCTTCGACAAAGTGAAAGAGATGGGAACAGAAGTAGGATTATTCGCTATGTTCGATCAGATGGGTAGCTTTGGATCAGCTTTATCAGTTTTAGGTATTCTACTTATTGCAACATTCTTTATTACATCAGCAGATTCTGCGACGTTTGTTTTAGGAATGTTAACGACGCATGGTAGTTTAAATCCACCGAACCGCATTAAAATGGTTTGGGGTATCGTTCTAGCCGCGATAGCTTCTACCTTATTATATGTTGGTGGATTAGAAGCATTGCAAACGGCAGCTATTATTGCGGCATTCCCATTCGTCTTTGTTATTTTCTTTATGATGGCAGCATTATTTAAAGAATTGCAAAAAGAAGGACGTATGAAGCAACATAAATAA
- a CDS encoding glycosyltransferase family 2 protein, translating into MMTLVILLLFLLFCVLVFWISIAFSIKYVLIFTAFLFSGLLVYYSFLTLAGLIHRNSKRKDRTLEHYPSVDILIPAHNEGVVIKDTLEAMAKIEYPGKLTVYLLNDNSQDETPEIGDDFDKAYAHIRHILVPPGEPKGKSRVLNYGLSISNGEYFCVYDADNQPEPHALRMLVEHAETTKDAVGAVGHVRTVNENRNWLTRMISLEFQIFQLLMQSGRWLLFQTGSLTGTNMLLRRSALEELGGYDPYAIAEDAELTLRITQKGYLLPIVPESITWEQEPEHLKILIKQRTRWLQGNLYILEKMFSSLSFFKGKLLVHSLQQVLVYVVFWLFLIISNVWFVIGLLGIFQIQYSIPLLFMWYVAYITYVSQLFSAQSVERTFTPTNIFISVIMYFTYAQLFTYLFIRSLILYLRAKSKKQVIGWDKTVRFKKDK; encoded by the coding sequence ATGATGACGCTTGTTATACTCCTTTTATTTCTTTTATTCTGTGTACTCGTTTTTTGGATTAGCATCGCATTTTCAATTAAATACGTACTTATTTTTACAGCCTTTCTATTCTCTGGCTTACTCGTTTATTATTCTTTCTTAACACTCGCAGGCTTAATTCACCGAAATAGTAAACGAAAAGATCGTACGCTAGAACATTATCCGAGCGTTGATATTTTAATACCCGCCCATAATGAAGGGGTCGTTATTAAAGATACATTAGAGGCGATGGCAAAGATTGAATATCCAGGCAAACTAACTGTTTATTTATTAAACGATAATTCTCAGGATGAAACACCTGAAATTGGTGATGACTTTGACAAAGCTTATGCTCATATCCGTCACATTCTTGTCCCGCCTGGTGAACCAAAAGGAAAATCACGTGTATTAAACTATGGGCTTAGTATTTCGAATGGTGAATATTTCTGCGTTTACGATGCGGACAATCAACCTGAACCACATGCTCTGCGAATGCTTGTCGAACATGCTGAAACAACCAAAGATGCCGTTGGGGCTGTTGGACACGTTCGTACAGTCAATGAAAACAGAAACTGGCTGACACGAATGATTTCACTAGAGTTTCAAATCTTCCAGCTCCTTATGCAATCTGGACGCTGGTTACTATTCCAAACAGGTTCACTAACAGGAACGAACATGCTTCTTCGTCGCTCTGCCTTAGAAGAGCTTGGTGGCTATGATCCTTATGCAATTGCAGAAGACGCTGAATTAACATTACGAATTACACAAAAAGGCTATCTCTTACCAATCGTTCCAGAATCGATTACATGGGAACAAGAACCTGAGCATTTAAAAATTCTTATTAAACAACGTACACGTTGGCTCCAAGGAAATCTCTATATTTTAGAAAAGATGTTTTCTTCATTAAGTTTCTTTAAAGGGAAACTTCTTGTCCATTCCTTACAGCAAGTGTTAGTGTATGTCGTATTTTGGCTATTTTTAATCATTTCAAACGTTTGGTTTGTCATTGGACTACTCGGGATATTCCAGATTCAATATAGTATTCCGTTACTATTTATGTGGTATGTTGCATATATTACATATGTTTCGCAATTATTTAGTGCCCAGAGCGTCGAACGAACCTTTACACCGACGAATATTTTTATTAGCGTCATCATGTACTTTACGTACGCACAGCTCTTCACGTATTTATTTATTCGCAGTCTAATCTTATACTTACGTGCAAAGAGCAAGAAACAAGTCATCGGCTGGGATAAAACCGTTCGATTCAAAAAAGATAAATAA
- a CDS encoding NupC/NupG family nucleoside CNT transporter — MNLLWGIGGVIGVLAIAFLLSSNRKAINWRTILIALALQMSFSFIVLRWDAGKAGLKHAADGVQGLINFSYEGIRFVAGDLVNAKGPWGFVFFIQALLPIVFISSLVAILYHFGIMQKFVSVVGGALSKLLGTSKAESLNSVTTVFLGQTEAPILIKPYLARLTNSEFFTIMVSGMTAVAGSVLVGYAAMGIPLEHLLAAAIMAAPSSLLIAKLIMPETEEVDNNVELSTEREDANVIDAAARGASEGMQLVINVAAMLMAFIALIALLNGLLGWVGSWFDIKLSLDLIFGYLLSPFAILIGVSPGEAIQAASFIGQKLAINEFVAYANLGPHMADFSAKTNLILTFAICGFANFSSIAIQLGVTGTLAPTRRKQIAQLGIKAVIAGTLANFLNAAVAGMMFL; from the coding sequence ATGAATCTTTTATGGGGAATTGGCGGCGTGATTGGAGTATTAGCAATTGCTTTTTTACTATCTTCCAACCGCAAAGCTATTAATTGGCGCACAATTTTAATCGCGCTAGCATTACAAATGTCATTTTCATTTATCGTATTACGCTGGGATGCTGGTAAAGCAGGTTTAAAACACGCTGCTGATGGTGTTCAAGGATTAATTAATTTTTCTTACGAGGGAATTAGGTTCGTTGCTGGGGATTTAGTCAACGCAAAAGGCCCTTGGGGATTTGTCTTCTTTATTCAAGCACTACTTCCAATTGTATTTATTAGTTCATTAGTAGCAATCTTATATCATTTCGGTATTATGCAGAAATTTGTTAGTGTCGTTGGTGGTGCATTAAGTAAACTTCTTGGAACTTCTAAAGCAGAAAGTTTAAACTCAGTAACAACTGTATTTTTAGGACAAACTGAGGCACCAATCTTAATCAAACCTTACTTAGCACGCTTAACAAATAGTGAGTTCTTCACTATTATGGTAAGTGGTATGACGGCTGTTGCCGGGTCAGTTCTTGTCGGCTATGCAGCGATGGGAATTCCGTTAGAACACTTATTAGCAGCAGCAATTATGGCAGCTCCATCAAGTTTATTAATTGCAAAACTAATTATGCCAGAAACAGAAGAAGTAGATAATAACGTTGAGCTTTCTACAGAACGTGAAGACGCAAACGTTATTGATGCAGCTGCACGTGGTGCATCTGAAGGTATGCAACTTGTTATTAACGTAGCAGCAATGTTAATGGCTTTCATCGCATTAATCGCTTTATTAAATGGATTATTAGGATGGGTTGGTTCTTGGTTCGATATTAAACTTAGCCTAGATTTAATCTTCGGTTACTTATTATCACCATTTGCAATCTTAATCGGGGTTTCTCCAGGTGAAGCTATACAAGCAGCAAGCTTTATCGGTCAAAAACTTGCAATCAACGAATTCGTTGCATATGCAAACTTAGGACCACATATGGCAGATTTCTCTGCAAAAACAAATCTGATTTTAACATTCGCAATCTGTGGATTCGCAAACTTCTCTTCTATTGCAATTCAATTAGGTGTAACTGGAACGTTAGCTCCTACTCGCCGTAAACAAATTGCACAATTAGGGATTAAAGCAGTTATCGCTGGTACACTAGCGAACTTCTTAAACGCAGCAGTTGCAGGTATGATGTTCCTATAA